DNA from Solanum stenotomum isolate F172 chromosome 3, ASM1918654v1, whole genome shotgun sequence:
CGTTCCATTATTCCTTCACAGATCAAGGTTGTTGTTGCGATATTTTCTACAAGATCAGTGGTAATCTGTTGCTATCCTCTTCTACAACTAGGCGTCGTTGCCCTCATCATTTCTAGTTTATCATTGATATCTTCTCAGGTAAAATTTAATTAGGGTTTTGAAATACTTACTGGTATTAAATCAGGATATTTTTAGTGATTTTATCACTTATTTGTTTGTAGGATGGTTGGGTTGTTATTCCTTTTGAAACATTATCTAATTTCAAAAAGCTTAAGTTGTAGTTGGttggttagggtttagggaggGTTTTGTGGTTTGTTGTTGGTTCATGTGTGGTATTGAATCGTATTTATTGTTTGTGTTGTTGTGTATTGTGTTGTGTGTTGTcttgttgtgttgtgttgttgtgtttggttgttgttatttttgttagaaatatttgaattttgtggttgCAGATACAAATATAATGCCTCctgtcaaaagaaaaattgtattaaCAAATGAAACAACTGATACAAAGATCTAGAAGAGGCCTAGGACTAAAACTTGTaggaagaagaatgaaaatttgACTACCACTCTTTTAGAAGAACTTGCATCTGAAGCAGTTTCTTCTTCTCAAGTAGAaccaaaattttctcaaaaagaatatgaagaaagagaaaaagaaaaaaatgaagttgatGATGATGGAGAAAAAGCagaagaagttgaggaagaagaaggaaataaaaaagaagttgaggaaaataaaggaaaacaaaaagaagttgaggaagaaggaggaaaaaataaagtagttgaggaagaagaagaaaaataaatgaagttgaggaagataaaggaaaaataaagaagttgaggatgaaaaagagaaaaaagaaagagttgaggaagaagaagataaaaaaaaaaaaaagaggaagaagaagacaaaaaagaagaagttgaggaagataaagaaaacaataaagaaGTTGAAGATGATGGGATCAAAATTGTCAATGCACACACTTTTCCTGTACATTTGCAGCCTTATACTACTGGTGATAGCATTATGAGGTCAGCCATGGGAAAAGCTTTCGACTCCTTCAAGATCATGCTCAAGCAGAAAGGTTTGGAAGATTTTTTTAGGAATAGttgttttggtcattttcttgatttgccaGAGAAAAATTATGCACGTTTTCAAATGATCATGGTCTATGAACTTCTGAAAAGAAGGTTCATTTTTCAGAATCCTGAAAAGAAGGATGATGCTTTGATTAATTATTGTGGCATGCCACTCTTCTTTGATAGAAGAGAGTTTGCCATAGTTTTAGGGTTAAAATGAAATCCTCCTTCTGAGCCAATCCCTGAATTCATAGTCAAAAAACAACCACGAAGAtgaaagaaaggagaaaaagaagaaacaagacAGTCAACTGAGGAGCAGGAGTTGGTGTCCCTTGTTGGCACAAGCTTCAAAAATCCcgatttaatatattttttgaatgaCAAGGATAAGAAGCACACGGAGTCATTGTGCTTACTTTGGTTTGTACATAATGTACTTTTGGCCAAAGATGTCAACAACAATATATCCCTTAAATGGGTGAATTTATCTGAGGGTATTGAGGCTTTCAACAACTATCCTTGGGGTCATGACAACTTTGAATTAACTGTCAAATACTTGTTTAAACCTTTATCTCCAAAGACCAATAACTTATTTGGCTTTTCGTGGGCTTTCATGGTAAACGTAAATGTTcttaatctttttatatattattgaataattcaacatttgatttgtgacatgttttccttttttatagGCTTGGGCATTTGAAGCCATTTCTCATTTGACCCATCAAGTAACTGCAGAAGAAGAGATCTCATCTCCAAGGATATTGAGATGATTGAGAgcaaaaaatgtcaaaaatccTCTAGATCTCTTTAACCCTCCTCATTATGCATAAAGTTGAAGTTGTTATATTACAAAATTGAAATTGTCATATGTATCAATTGTTGCTACAGATGATGCATATGTTGCGACATGTGACGCAAATGTTGCTACAGATTcacatatgttgcaacatatgacccCATATGTAGCAACATCTCACCCAAATATTCCTATAGATGACTTATTTTTATAAGTTTAGGTTGTGCACCCATGGCTTGTGCCAACAGAAAAGAAATTGCAAATGCCATATCTAATTACTCTAGGGTTGGTTGAAACCTTATTTGATCCTGTTGTGGATAGAGTTAAAATGTAATTGGCTGGAGCAAGAACCATCAAAAGAGACAGAGTTGATaatgaattagttttttttgaTGGGTTGATGTTGGTGGTGGTATTGATGTTGGTGTTGATGTTGGTGGTGATATTGGTGCTGGTGCTGGACAAGACTAAGGGGCTACCTCTTGTAGAAGATGCTTTGGCTTTCTCTGTGAGAATTGTAAGAAACAAGATGAAGATTTTCTCGTGTATCTTCAAACATTGAGTCAGGCTAtcaatgaatttaaaaataagagGGGGGTCAAGGTCATTCCATCAAAGAATGTTCGGCATCCAGATACTCCGCAGgcaaagaggagaaaaaaatcatttatcaaggcaaatcaaaatttgaagaagaaggtaTTTGGAGAATTGCCAATGGACGTAGGAGAGGAAGTGTTGGAGCTCAAGCATGTGAATGTTTATAAGCGTGTGCATATAGGTCAAAAGAACAAACTGGTGGAATTGACGAGAGCAAAGGATTTGCGTGCACAACACGACATGCATATTTTTAGTGGAGAAGATTTCAGGACCATGACAAGCATGAAAATTTGGTGGGAAGACTGGGTAATTTTTCTCTACTAGTACCTTCAATTTATAATGTTcgtttgttttatcttttcaatGATTACTCTTCTttactctttaatattattttttatttatgtttattgaTGAATTCCTTAGCCTCATGCGAGAGAGGCATGTGAGATACCCTGAGTACTATGATTCCACAAATAGAATCCTGGATCTCAATTTATGTTCCAACttcaaacaaatatatgacaAAATGAGCGAGGAGGCAACAACAGTTGGTGGCAGAGCTTTACACAGTTAATTAATGAGTTTGAATGGGATGAAGATATGATTAACTATGTCAGGGGCATTAGATCATATCTTAGAGGCATGGATTGGATTGGTGCAAAAAGGATTTTGGCAGTCATGAACCTGAACAAAACTCATTTTGTGACTATTGAGATCTTTTTGCACTAAGGTCGCATGAATGTTTATGACTGCCAGCTGATGGGTATggaacatgccaagtttttgaCATTCTTACAACCTGTGTTCAAGTTGCTACCAAAATTGTTGAAGCAAAGTGGAATAATGAAGCATTTGCCAGATAAGTTCCTCAATGAACCATGGGAATTTGAAGGTCGATTGGAACCCATGGTAACAAATGACACCAAAACCACGTGTGGGTCATATTCGCTTGCATTTATTGAGCATTTGATTACCAGGACAGCAATTCAACCTCCCCAAACCCTGTTGTGTGACAATACAGTTGGTCGAATGCAATGGATTTGGGTTGGTGGGATAGTATCTAGGAGCTTGGAGCCTTGACAATGTGTTTGTAATTAATgacaatgttttattttatcacttgtgttattttatgttatattgAGAGCAATACATAGTATGCGATGTTACTTAATCAAATGTTGTTTCATAAGGGTCATTTGTAGCAACATATGggtcatctgtagcaacatatgtCTCACATAGTCAAACGTTGCTACATAAGGGTGATATGTTGCAACATTTAAGgcatctgtagcaacatataAGTCATTTGTAGCAATATATGTCTCATATGTAGCAACACATGGGTCATCTGGAGCAACATTTGAGTCACATGGTCAAACGTTGCTACATAAGGGTGATATATAGCAACGTTTGACTCATTTGTAGCAATAGATAAGTCATTTGTAGCAACATATGTCTCATATGTAGCAAACAAGGGTCATTTGTAGCAACATTTGAGTCACATGTTACTACAGATGGGTGATATGTAGCAACATTTGACTCATATATTGCGACATTTGACTCATATGTTATGTtaagaacaagtaaaaatgttGAAACATGAGTGCAAAAATACGTTTATTTATTTCCACAGTTATGATAATTTTAATGGTTGTACACAACTACATAAGAATTTTCCATCCTCCACAGTATTCTTCTTGGTAatgcttaaaaatagaaaaaaaaaatcacaacaaacaatATGAAGATTAGCTTCTAGTGTTACAACAtttggtcttcttcttctcattcatcacccaattgttacttttttttaatatgactTTCAACATCAATTTCCAACTCCTTAATTCTGTTCGCGAATCTCAGAATAACGAACTTGGATCGTATATCAACATCTTCACGATCCCTCCATCTAAAGAAGTTGCATGCATTCTCCTAAAATACACACCacaaagaaatttaaatttttaaaaaataataataaagagaaGTTTCCAGACTAAGATGTAGAAATGTACACGATAGCATGGACAAGACCAAAATCTTCGACCTGGATTGCCTTCGACTATGAAGTTTGCACTGAAAGTAAGTCTCAATGTTTGTAACAGATTTTCACACCCAACATGGGATCATTTTCATCATTacaaattcaattcaatattgCATTTGACATTatatcaaaagtaacaaaaacaaacaaaactcaTTCATTAGATCTAGAGTACAGATCTATATTTAAAGAATTCATTCTTGCCCAACCACTATAtcaaaattaatgattttattgatttgacaaTACATGACAGTGTTGAGCTTTGGTTTAAACATCATTATATCTCATGCACTCCAGAGATCCGAGATCCAtgcaaagagagagagagagaaagctCAAAGCGGAGAGAAACTGAAGCGGCgaggaagaaaatgaaaaccatattcttgaaatgaaaatgaaaacccTAATTTATATACATATCCCTTCTAGAAATGAAATAATGGGCCGATTGGGCCAGTTTTAGAGGTTGGGCTTGCCTATGACTTTTATAAAGTACTTACGTTTTTTAAGTTGTTGcaacatatgtcaattatgtgtACATGCAAGTAGTATCACCATTAATAGAGAGGAATTCAAGCACATAAACTTGGGaaaattaaacataaacatGCCATTGATAGTTGATATAGTGACATGCAAGGCTAGGCTAGGCTACATATCCATATTTACAAGGCATTAACgccaacaaaaataacaaaatttacaTATGAAACGCTCTAGCCCTATACTACTACTTCAACCAGCAAAAAGGGACTTGACTGGAGGATTTGGAGTCAACATTGAGCTATTAAACCTGGAGGGGCATCACCATTCTTTCTTGAAGGGTGGTGGATCAGAGCTACCCATGCACTCTGTCACAAGACCACCtacagaaaaaaaaacaaccatAGTTAGCTACCCCATACACGCCGTTACCAGACCAGACATGATGTTATATATAAAGTAAGAAGACTTACTAAATGATGAAGTTACCTTCCATTAGACAAGATCCGACAAAAACAAACAACGACCATCACCCATGCACTGAGAACACACTTGAAGAAGACATCATATTAACTGAGAACAACATAATTATGTTGATCACCCACAACAAGAACAAGAGCATGCGGAGACTTAAATTTGCCCAAGGTGGTAATATCTTCTCAGGGAAAGTTGAGTGTGAGGGGAGGGGAGGAGAGGAGAAAgaataaaggaaagaaaataaaaaggaaacctTTTTTTGTGAATTAAGGGAACCCTAATTAACCCTTTTATAGTGAGAGTGTGTGTTAATGGAGTATTATAGAATGATCTGTTACattatgttgcaacatatgcaCGTTCTATGACATGTTTGTTACGATTTCTGCTGaaaaattcaacattttatCCAATAGAACGtgcatatgttgcaacatatgacacttcaaggatgggttaatcgataaattgagcGATTTAGCAATGGACAAATGTCAAATTGGACCAAATTTTAGTACATTGgaccataattaagcaataaaaatatgctATAACACTAGGAACAACGATTTACAAgggtgttatataactatcatatggagttacttggtcattgtatgatgaactagtggtatgataatctttgtaaaaataattgatagaattgaatgaaggttgttgtattagaccataattttgtacttaaacatgttgtaggactatatattagtgttataTGTTGAATTAggtgacaatttaattgaattaactcCAAAAAGTACATTTTAggatatacatatgttgccacatatgacatcTCTGTTACGATTTCTGCTggaaaattcaatattttaaccAACAGAACGTGCATATGTTGCCATAGATGACATTTCAAAGATgggttaatcgataaattgagcGATTTAGCAATGGACAAATGTCAAATTGGACCAAATTTTAGTACATTGgaccataattaagcaataaaaatatgctATAACACTAGGAACAACGATTTACAAgggtgttatataactatcatatggagttacttggtcattgtatgatgaactagtggtatgataatctttgtaaaaataattgatagaattgaatgaaggttgttgtattagaccataattttgtacttaaacatgttgtaggactatatattagtgttataTGTTGAATTAggtgacaatttaattgaattaactcCAAAAAGTACATTTTAggatatacatatgttgccacatatgacatcTCTGTTACGATTTCTGCTggaaaattcaatattttaaccAACAGAACGTGCATATGTTGCCATAGATGACATTTCAAAGATgggttaatcgataaattgagcGATTTAGCAATGGACAAATGTCAAATTGGACCAAATTTTAGTACATTGgaccataattaagcaataaaaatatgctATAACACTTGGAACAATGATTTACAAgggtgttatataactatcatatggagttacttggtcattatatgatgaactagtggtatgatagtctttgtaaaaatatttgGTAGAATTGaatgaaggttgttgtattagaccataattttgtacttagacatgttgtaggactatatattTGTGTTACATGCTGAATTAggtgacaatttaattgaattaaccccaaaaaacacattttacgatatacatatgttgccacatatggcATGTCTGTTGCGATTTCTACtgaaaaattcaatattttatccaacagaacgtgcatatgttgccatatatgacacttcaaggatgagttaatcgataaattgagcGATTTAGCAATGGACAAATGTCAAATTGGACCAAATTTTAGTACATTGgaccataattaagcaataaaaatatgctATAACACTTGAAACAACGATTTACAACggtgttatataactatcatatggagttacttggtcattgtatgatgaactagtggtatgatagtctttgtaaaaataatagATAGAATTGaatgaaggttgttgtattagaccataattttgtacttagacatattgtaggactatatattagtgttacatgttgaattaggtgacaatttaattaaattaaacccaAAAAGTACATTTTAGtatatacatatgttgccacatatggcATGTCTGTTGCGATTTCTGTTggaaaattcaatattttatccaACAGAACGTGTATATGTTGCCATAGATGACACTTCAAGGATGagttaatcgataaattgagcGATTTACCAATGGATAAATGTCAAATTGGaccaaattttagtacttttgACCATAACTaaacaataaattcaaaaattagtaCAAAACACAAAAAGGTCACCTTTTTCCTATAAGTTTGCAAGAAATGTATATATGTTGCCACACatgataatttaattaatgCAAAAATTTAACTACTTCATCTATTTCTAAATCACAACTACATAATTCACAACGAACGTGATAGAATTGATGAACAGTGTAACAAATTGGTCTTTCTCCCAACAAATGAGGTTCTGGCACCCttccaaataaaatatatcGCAACTTCTGTCGACATCTTCTGAGTTTTAGTGActtcatatttttcatgttGGCAATGAACATTAATCCCTTTCTCATGGATTCACCACCCTTAAGGATTGAAATTATGGCAAGCGCATATGATGCACCAATGTCACCTCTGTCTGCTGCTTGATTAAGCATTTCCAATGCATTTGGATCGCTATGGTGGAAATAATCAACCTACATAAGAAATAACacatttaaaagacaaaatacaTTGATAAAAACATGAATACATGCGAAGAACATTAAAAATTACCACACCTTTTCTGTTTAAGGCTTCAAAATTCCCCGATGCTCTGCACATTTCCAGGAAAGAAGTGCATTTTCAAATAACTGACCAAGGGTTACACGGCCATATATATTCAGTAAAGTCGACCAATGTTACCTTTTGATATACTGAAGGTTCACTAGCAACTTGATTGAGGACCCTgagaaattaaatcaaatggttaggaaatcaaattaaagagcgAAAATTGATTAATACATACATACCTTAATCTAACATTCATTAAATCTTTGAAGGAGTAGGAAGAAATTCATTCAACGATATCAATTAGTAGTTCCCTCTGAAGGGATTCAATGTAGTTTTTTTTACTCCTAgtcatttttgaagattttttcttcttcctttccatcttggggaaaattaaatgaaaggaCTTCTGAAGACAAAGAGGCatttttgacttttcaaatgcaagtacttaatattttgaaaaagggGTAAAATATCAAGTACTTAATATTTGAATTAGACCATGATCCATTGCATATTGCATTAggtgacaatttaattgaattaaccccaaaaagaacattttaggatatacatatgttgccacatatgacatgtCTATTGCAATTTCTGTCggaaaattcaacaatttatccaacagaacgtgcatatgttgctacatatgacATTTCAAGGATGGTCAAAATAAGAAcactatgaaaaaaaaattatattgaacaTTTTATAAAGgacaaattcaaaaatcagtacaaaacacaaaaaaagcCACCTTTTCACCATGAATTTGCAAGTTATGtaatatgttgccacatatgacaatttaattaataccaCAGTGGTATAAGGTAGAAATTTCACTACATAATCTAGTTCTAAATCACAACTACATAATTCACAATGAATATCATCTTCATCGTCACTTCCCCTGGGCCAACCATTCTTGCGAGCGATTTGCTTAGGTTAATGAACAATGCAACAAATGGGTCTTTCTTCCAACAAATGAGGTTCTGGCACCCACATTCCACCTAAAATATTTCGCAAATGTTGTGGACATCTTCTCACTTTTAGTGGctccatttttttcatgttgGCAATGAACATTAAGCCTTCTCTCATGGATTCACCGCCTTTGAAGATTGAAATTACGGCAAGGACATAGGATGCACCAATGTGGCCACCGTCTGCTGCTTAATTAATCATTCCCAATGCATTTGGATCGTTATGGTTGAAAAACTcaaactacaaaagaaataacACATTTAAAAGACAGGATACATTGATAAAAATGTGAATACATacagaaaacattaaaaattaccACGCCTTTTCTGTATAAGGCTTCTAAATTCCCCGATACCCTGCACATTTCTAGGAAAGAAATGGCTTCTGGAACTATTGACCATCTATGATAAGGAAAGTTGACCAATAATACCTTTTGATATACAGAAGGTTCATTAGCGACTTGATTGAGGACCCTGGAACTgagaaattaaatcaaatggttaggaaatcaaattaaagagcgAAAATTGATTAATACATACATACCTTAATGTAACATTCATTAAATCTTTGAGGGAATAggaagcaatcctttcaacgatATCAATTAGTAGTTCCCTCAGAAGGGATTCAATGTAGGTTTTTTTACTCCTAgtcatttttgaagattttttcttcttcatttccatcttggagaaaattaaatgaaaggaCCTTCTATTGTTGTGTTCTTATAAAATGCCAGGATTGTAGATTTtgtgaaaagttgcaacttctGAAGacgaagagaagagaagagaagaaaatttttgacttttcaaatgcaataacttatatttttgaaaaaagggtaaaatatgaagagttgtaattaatttttttcttgaaagttgTTCCAATGACAGTAATGATTGATTGATTGCTCACACACCTTATACGTAATTATTTATTAGACATATGTTGGAACAAATGTGTTTTCTATTGTACTTgtaacacataattgacatatgttggaacatatgAAATATTCTATTGTAAATCTAACACATAATTGTTATATGTTGGGACAGATGCAATATTTTATTGTAAGTAGCAACACATAATTGGCATATGTTGTAACAGATGCATCAGTTCAAAATAAATCacacattttatataaataacataacataagTTGATTCAAATTAAGATAAGAAGATAGGGAGCATCAtcctcaaataaaaaagaacattcaTTAAAATTCAACAACACTTATAGAGTATTTCGATTTGGGCATGTAGTTCTTTTGTGACCAAAGTCCCTACATACGgaacacttattttttcttgttggaAATGATTCACCAACTCCACGGCATCTCTTATATCTCCTTCTTCCAGGTTTGCTTGGATCAACATATGGAGGAGATATTTCTCTCTATGATATCCAAAGGGACAATCCAAGAATCATCAGGTGGCACCTGGTGAATTTTCTCACAATATGCCATTATGTATTTTTCCACTGAATAATATGGAGAGGAGTACTCATAAATCTTATTTCCAAAATCGGCACCATATTAGGATCGAAGCGATGTCATGGCATGTGGACAAGGTATTTTGTCCAAGTAAAAAATTCTACAGGTACAAATTCTTCTTTGTAGATCCACCGTAGCAACATCACCATGACCAGTGACACTGAACTTGTAGTTAGCGATTTGATGAGCCAACAACTTGGTGCCCGCGTTGACATACTTTAAGGGAACAAATTTATTTGCAGAGTTCACCAGCTCCATACGCCTCTGGTGAAATAAAAGTGCAAATCTCctgtttatttcatcaaatagaGCGACAATGGGAAATTCTCTTTCAACATCAAACATAGCATTCACCGACTCCGCGATGTTTGACGTCATAGTGTTATAtctacaaaacaaaaaataaaaatcaaccaaaacacataaaattacaATACACTCAAACGAGATGGTATAGACAATAATGTACCTATTTCCCGGGCAAAATCCTCTGCTCCATATGTGGAATCCAATACGTTCAAGAGTTTCAGTCGCCTTTGGTACCAAATCTCTTATTTGATTGAAGTGGTCATTGCACTCACATCTATTGTACGCCTTTGCTGCTTTATAAAAATGGGACACTGCCTTTGAATTGTGAAAGTTATTTCGAATATTTTCCTTAAGGTGTCTCATGCAACAACCATAATGAGATGCAGGGTAGATAGTCGAAACCATCTTTGGAATACTTGGATGCCTATCAGAAATAATGCACAACTTATCAATATTATCTACAAAGCTTGTcatattttggaaaaatattcATATGAGGCATCACATTCCTTGTCCACGACATAGATAGCCACTAGAAATATATGATTCTCAGCATCTTGTGCCACCGCCGATAGCAAAACTCTTTCATATTTGCTCCTCAGGAATATCCCATCAACGGCTATTAGTTTTCTCATTTCTTGAAAACCAGTTATCCAAGCAGCATATGATACAAAGAAGTACTTGAACCTCCCATTTTCATCGAGCGACAATGACGTCTTGCTTCTTGGATTTGCAACTTCAAGCATATAAAGGTACGCATTAAGCACTACATACATGTGCTCATGTGTTCCCCTAACCGAAGACTTAGCATGCTCCATGCCCTTATAAATCTTCCAATAGCTTACCTTACAACCTAATTTTGTGCGGAGTTGATTTGACATGTCTCTTGTGGATGGGCCTTTACCATTGGGAAACCTATTTTCAAAGTACTTACCTATGACTTTTGTCGTGGCATGGGGATTATGGCTTGTAAGATGCTCTGAACCACACGTATGGTACTGTTCATAGATTTTAATGAAAAACTCGCCACTACTTGTAAATTTCACAACCCTCAGCCACCAATTGCACTCTGTATAtgaacatttaaaagaaaacacaTTACGAGAATTGATCACCTTTTTCAGTCTAAATTCTTTTTTCAAGCAAGcaattttcaatgaatttgtCAGTTCTTTCTTGTTCTTGAATGTCATTATCTTATAAAAACCGGCTTCATCATCTCGAACATTATTCACATGTGATGATTGAGAAGAACATGGAATATTGCTGCCAACAATAGA
Protein-coding regions in this window:
- the LOC125858911 gene encoding uncharacterized protein LOC125858911; the protein is MLNDKFDDVDMNNHDDEIGKDEVPDFERNNPPTSIVGSNIPCSSQSSHVNNVRDDEAGFYKIMTFKNKKELTNSLKIACLKKEFRLKKVINSRNVFSFKCSYTECNWWLRVVKFTSSGEFFIKIYEQYHTCGSEHLTSHNPHATTKVIGKYFENRFPNGKGPSTRDMSNQLRTKLGCKVSYWKIYKGMEHAKSSVRGTHEHMYVVLNAYLYMLEVANPRSKTSLSLDENGRFKYFFVSYAAWITGFQEMRKLIAVDGIFLRSKYERVLLSAVAQDAENHIFLVAIYVVDKECDASYEYFSKI